In a genomic window of Pseudomonas oryzihabitans:
- the fliN gene encoding flagellar motor switch protein FliN: MADNPEEQALADEWAAALAEAGDASQDDIDALMAQGTAPVAPEAPKPPKAPVEEFGQSSGGLAVSGMEGPNLDVILDIPVTISMEVGHTDISIRNLLQLNQGSVIELDRLAGEPLDVLVNGTLIAHGEVVVVNEKFGIRLTDVISPTERIKKLR, encoded by the coding sequence ATGGCAGACAACCCCGAAGAACAAGCCCTGGCGGACGAGTGGGCCGCGGCCCTGGCCGAGGCCGGCGATGCCAGCCAGGACGATATCGATGCCCTGATGGCTCAAGGTACTGCACCGGTGGCGCCGGAGGCGCCCAAGCCGCCCAAGGCGCCGGTCGAGGAATTCGGCCAGAGCAGCGGAGGATTGGCAGTGAGCGGTATGGAAGGTCCCAATCTGGATGTGATCCTCGACATCCCCGTGACCATTTCCATGGAGGTCGGTCATACCGACATCTCCATCCGCAACCTGCTGCAGCTCAACCAGGGTTCAGTCATCGAACTCGACCGTTTGGCTGGCGAGCCGCTGGATGTGCTGGTGAATGGTACGCTGATCGCCCATGGTGAGGTGGTGGTGGTGAACGAGAAGTTCGGGATCCGTCTGACCGACGTCATCAGCCCCACGGAACGTATCAAGAAGCTGCGGTGA
- the fliL gene encoding flagellar basal body-associated protein FliL encodes MAKKQAPAAEGAPAEGKGKGKLKLIIIIVVALLLVIGASVGATWFLLGKKGAEPEHAAPAAPAAPVHLAAVYQPLVPAFVVNYNADGRQRYMQVTVTLMGRDQAQMDALKEQLPQVRNQLVMLFSGQDFNSLLTPVGKEMLRQQATTKVQELAKKLTGHTAIEQVLFTNLVLQ; translated from the coding sequence ATGGCGAAGAAGCAGGCACCCGCAGCAGAAGGCGCACCCGCGGAAGGCAAGGGCAAAGGCAAGCTCAAACTCATCATCATCATCGTCGTGGCGCTGCTGCTGGTCATTGGCGCCTCGGTGGGGGCGACCTGGTTCCTGCTGGGCAAGAAAGGCGCCGAACCCGAGCATGCCGCACCCGCCGCGCCGGCGGCACCGGTCCATCTGGCCGCGGTCTACCAACCCTTGGTGCCGGCTTTCGTGGTCAACTACAACGCCGATGGTCGCCAGCGTTACATGCAGGTCACGGTCACCCTGATGGGGCGCGACCAGGCGCAGATGGATGCGCTCAAGGAGCAGTTGCCCCAGGTGCGCAACCAACTGGTCATGCTCTTCTCCGGACAGGACTTCAATAGCCTGCTCACCCCGGTCGGTAAGGAAATGCTGCGCCAGCAGGCGACGACCAAGGTTCAGGAACTGGCCAAGAAACTGACCGGCCATACTGCTATCGAACAGGTACTGTTCACCAATCTCGTCCTGCAATAG
- the fliM gene encoding flagellar motor switch protein FliM, which translates to MAVQDLLSQDEIDALLHGVDDGIVETETDVEPGAIKGYDLTSQDRIVRGRMPTLEMINERFARYTRVSMFNLLRRSADVSVGGVQVTKFGEYIHSLYVPTSLNMVKMKPLRGTALFILDARLVFKLVDNFFGGDGRHAKIEGREFTPTELRVVRMVLDQCFIDLKEAWGAMLDCQFEYMNSEVNPALANIVSPSEVVVVSTFNIELDGGGGELHVTMPYSMIEPIREMLDAGFQSDVDDQDERWVKALREDLLDVRVPLEATVVRRQLKLRDILNMQPGDVIPVEMPEEMLMRANGMPTFKVKMGARKGNLALQILEPVSRGR; encoded by the coding sequence ATGGCCGTGCAAGATCTGCTCTCCCAGGATGAAATCGATGCCCTGCTGCACGGGGTCGACGATGGCATCGTCGAGACCGAGACCGACGTCGAGCCAGGGGCGATCAAGGGTTACGACCTGACCAGCCAGGATCGCATCGTCCGCGGGCGCATGCCGACCCTGGAAATGATCAACGAGCGCTTCGCCCGCTATACCCGGGTGAGCATGTTCAACCTGTTGCGGCGCTCGGCTGACGTTTCCGTCGGTGGGGTGCAGGTCACCAAGTTCGGCGAATACATCCATTCGCTGTACGTGCCCACCAGCCTCAACATGGTCAAGATGAAGCCGCTGCGCGGGACCGCGCTGTTCATTCTCGATGCCCGGCTGGTGTTCAAGCTGGTGGATAACTTCTTTGGCGGCGATGGCCGTCACGCCAAGATCGAGGGTCGTGAGTTCACCCCCACCGAGCTGCGCGTGGTGCGCATGGTGCTCGACCAATGCTTCATCGATCTCAAGGAAGCCTGGGGCGCGATGCTCGACTGCCAGTTCGAATACATGAACTCCGAGGTCAACCCGGCACTGGCCAATATCGTCAGCCCCAGCGAGGTGGTGGTGGTGAGCACCTTCAACATCGAACTGGACGGCGGTGGCGGCGAGTTGCACGTGACCATGCCCTATTCGATGATCGAGCCGATCCGCGAGATGCTCGATGCCGGTTTCCAGTCGGACGTGGACGACCAGGACGAGCGCTGGGTGAAGGCCTTGCGCGAGGACCTGTTGGACGTGCGAGTGCCCTTGGAGGCGACGGTTGTCCGGCGCCAACTCAAACTCCGCGATATCCTCAACATGCAGCCCGGCGACGTGATCCCGGTGGAAATGCCCGAAGAGATGCTCATGAGAGCCAATGGCATGCCCACCTTCAAGGTCAAGATGGGCGCGCGCAAGGGCAATTTGGCCCTGCAGATTCTCGAACCGGTCAGCCGCGGCCGCTGA